One genomic region from Accipiter gentilis chromosome Z, bAccGen1.1, whole genome shotgun sequence encodes:
- the NUDT2 gene encoding bis(5'-nucleosyl)-tetraphosphatase [asymmetrical] — protein MAVRACGLIIYRRLQSAPSSKVTDSIEYLLLQTSYGTHHWTPPKGHVDPGEDDLQTAFRETQEEAGLQASQLTLIEGYKKELHYPVRGKPKTVIYWLAEMKDCNTEIKLSEEHQAFQWLKLEDACKFAEYEDMQATLKEVHQFLCSKE, from the exons ATGGCTGTGAGAGCTTGTGGCTTGATCATCTACAGGAGGCTGCAGTCAGCACCATCTTCTAAGGTCACTGACAGTATTGAATACCTCCTCCTTCAGACATCCTATGGGACCCACCACTGGACCCCACCCAAAG GCCACGTGGACCCAGGAGAGGATGACCTGCAGACAGCCTTCCGGGAAACGCAGGAGGAGGCTGGTCTGCAGGCCAGTCAGCTCACCCTCATAGAGGGGTACAAGAAAGAACTGCACTATCCTGTCCGTGGCAAACCTAAGACCGTCATTTACTGGCTGGCAGAAATGAAGGACTGTAACACAGAAATCAAGCTCTCGGAGGAACACCAAGCTTTCCAATGGCTGAAGCTGGAGGATGCTTGCAAATTTGCAGAATATGAAGACATGCAAGCTACGCTGAAAGAAGTGCATCAGTTTCTCTGCTCCAAAGAATAA